In Carassius gibelio isolate Cgi1373 ecotype wild population from Czech Republic chromosome B17, carGib1.2-hapl.c, whole genome shotgun sequence, the genomic stretch GGTGTGTGCCGGGTTGATGTGGTCCAACTCTATACAAGAAAATAAACGATCCTGTAAAATTAATATGTTAAATATCCTCTTTCCTTTAAAGAGGAACAGAAAGCATTAAAACTGAATGTAATGCATTTTGAAAGGATGTAAACATATTTAGTTAACTATCACTGCACTGAGAAATAACAATTGGTTGGTTGGGTCGGGTAATAACACCACTCCAGCTTCCTATTTTTATTCCTATTTTTATCAAGCTGAAAAACTTGGTCCAATGATgtggattattttctttttttaaatgcttttttaatgtttcctgaggtgtacttatattgttagtatgacgtttacatttaaaatttaaaaataaaaggcatttttagatcctgattttagtcctctggcttgaatgctctgtttgagggggcgtgtctgctgtgagattCTGTTGaaacaactgttgtgattggctggcatctttgcattcaaaatgtgtattacatgtggaacccctctcaaaaaatttcactacttttttttattactattacagctgtcgagattaacgaatcatggaagtgttgattattTTTAGTCGGTTCATCACGTGAATGCAGTGTTCTCGTCATTGCAAcgctttttttctcacaaaaggctttcaccacaactaacagcaaacacagtatcgacatgaatacagtaagagcttcgatgtgcagcataacagcgtcattcattataacagcagtttgtgtgcagatatactcgcgatgtgtgattgacagctccgaacaatataaagggagcgttctttgatcgctctctgtagtttaatcacaatttaaataacagatttgtttcgtgctatgctactaagagaaacattGTGAAGTTGAtcatttagtcactggcttgattcactgatgcataaacagtattaaacgatttagaaagaaagtctgtgtgaacttgaatgattagctacacatcagaaatcactgatcacagatcaggcattaatgaacactgttactcactgtttgtggcagTGCTGttgaatccatatcataaaagtctgtttgtaacgcctgtgctgacattgcgacggaattaaatgtaaatgttttggaaggcaaagcagagaaagaggAGGTAACCTTTCCCCGTATAACGACAAAAGGGGAAGGTTCCAGATCGGCCCGTCTGAGCTCtcgttttctcaaaggcagagcaggACACCCAGGGCTTTATTTACACCTATCGAAATGTCTAGCAACTGGGGGACCATAGACAGGCTAGggaaactcatattaatgttaaaaaaactcaTAAAGTGTGAttttcatgtcatgggacctttaaacattcattttaaaaaaatcatataaagttTTAGAAGTTTGCTACAACTCAAAAATGGATTTAATGTTTGAGAGGTAGAGTAATTACCCATTAGTTGTGTACCTGGCCCCTGATTTCCACTCTTCTCCTCCACCCAGCTGTAGTAGGCCGAGCAGTCTCCATTACTGGGAAGTGTGACGTGTGGCCCAGTGATACTGATGCTTGTCTCTCCATTCTGATCGTCCCAGATCCAGCGGCCTGAGCTGTAGGTGATTCGCCTCGCCTCTGCAAGTTCACTGACGGTGCTGGAGGTCAGAGCAAGGTCATTCTCAGCCTCTGCTGGGTCCCTGCAGGCCAGAAAGACTTCAGATTATTCATAATAAAGCAtgtttattactattaataatatgcTCATATTCAAAGACCAGCCTAACAAGATTAGTTCATGCTCATTTATCATTATCAAGTGATAGTAAGTTAATTACACAAAGAGTATCCAAGGAGCAAGCTGTTAAGTGTCACACTCAAAGAGCACATTCATAAGCAATTATTCAGTATGATTAGGGCCAtaccaggtgaaaaaaaaaatgtctcttatgctcaacaagtcTGCATTTGGtcaaaacaaaaaagttatattgttaaatatcattacaatttaaaataagttttctgtttgaatatattaaaaataataaaatggaacatatttaaaaattaatatatctgaatatattttaaatgttttttattcctgtgatggcaaccattatttcagtcttcagagtcagTGTTGATGTACAAAAccttaaaattatttgaatttttttttttttgattgtccTTACTGTCAATTCTGAATACAgctattcatttcttaaaaaaaacagtagtgTATTATTTTTCTGGTGTTTCAGTGGtgatttaaacaataaaactgtACAGAAAATATGTACAAGACACATTTCAGACTATCAATTCCCCCTTTAAGGCTGTTCTACTAAACAAGCAGCGAAATTATGCTGTCTTGCAAGCTTACATGTTTTCACACAAATTCTAAGTTAGTTGACTTTTCTAGAATGCATTGCAACAAGCTCAGTTAaaatatcatcatatcatataatttaaTGTTCATTAGAATATGTTTATGCTCATCTAAATCTTCTCTGACCTGCTGCCCTGCTTCTCCTCCTGGATGTTGAAGATATGAGTGGTGACCTCCAGGATGTGCTCTCTCCGCACCTCGGCCAGGACCTCCAGCCTCCCCTGCAGCTCTTTGGATCTCTTCTCCAGGAGCTCGCCTAGACGTTGGTTATGCCGCTTAATTTTGTCCCTCTTTTCCTGATGTCGGCTGGCCCTGCGCTGCAGTCGCTGCCCTTCCTCCTGGGAACGCAACAACAGCTCCTTGCCTAAGGTGAAGAAAAAGAAACATCCAAGACATCAAACAACAAATTGCTATTTTCAATGTGATTTATGCATGATTACACACTTTTCTCTTGGGATCTTTTTTGTTGTGATACTCACCACTCTTCACTTCTTCACTGCCGGTGCAGATGGCCTCCTTGAGTTGCTGGATTTTCATCTTGCATGACATGATTTTCCACCTCTGcgttaaacaaaatacaaaaccatgattgagataatttttttaaaaacaggcttatataattatataatgcacAAAAATACTTACAAGCTGGTCCGCCTGGACCTTCTTGTCCATGGCTTTGATGACTCTGAAATAAAAGGAGAATTCAGACTGGGTATTATCTGTACATAATGTAGATTTATGCATTGCATAATGCTGATTTAATACCTCTGTTGAAGATTCTCCTTTTCATTTTTGAGCTTTTGTAGTCTTTGAAGCTTTTCTGAATACCTGATGACACAAAACAAGATAGCGAGTAAAACACATTTaacttgctatatatatatatatatatatatatatatatatatatatatatatatatatatatatatatatatatattatattatattgttacatTTAGCAGTATGACTCAGCTAAAGCTAACCAGGTCAACACATTGGCATAATCAAAAAACTGTCACAAAGTTTCTTTACAAAACTAAAATAAGCCATGACAAcacttttaataatgtatttaaaacctATTTAAATAACCAAGTCACTGACTTGTGACAAGAAAAGGAGAACGCAGAAACGTAAAAGTCTTTTATCTGACAGTTTGTTTACAAAGTTAGCAGTTAGCAACTTAGCATTCGATTCAAGGGCCGTGAATTAGCAAAATTATATCTAGCGTGTTCACAAAACGCATATATACGCCGAAAACACTTCAAATCAAGAGACAATTtatgcttaaataaaataaataacgttAGATGAAAAACAGCTCGATAAACCTCAAAGCTGATAGCATGCTAGAGTGAGCTGTGTTAGCATATGAATTAAAACACACCTCTCTGGATTTCTCCCGTCGAAATACACAAAATCGCCGTTGTGAATGCAGCGGGCGCAGGTCAGTCTGCGTCTGGCCGTGTTGCAGAGCGGACATCTCTCCACGGCTACAAAAAGCCCCTCCGCATCATCCAGAGCCTCCACCATGACCGCGGCAGCAGCGCTCACGCACGCCGGCTGAAGGTGCTGCGGAGGCGGCTTGGGTCGAA encodes the following:
- the atg14 gene encoding beclin 1-associated autophagy-related key regulator isoform X2, with protein sequence MACPLSGEPRALGPGEDHPESASETREPVRPKPPPQHLQPACVSAAAAVMVEALDDAEGLFVAVERCPLCNTARRRLTCARCIHNGDFVYFDGRNPERYSEKLQRLQKLKNEKENLQQRVIKAMDKKVQADQLRWKIMSCKMKIQQLKEAICTGSEEVKSGKELLLRSQEEGQRLQRRASRHQEKRDKIKRHNQRLGELLEKRSKELQGRLEVLAEVRREHILEVTTHIFNIQEEKQGSRDPAEAENDLALTSSTVSELAEARRITYSSGRWIWDDQNGETSISITGPHVTLPSNGDCSAYYSWVEEKSGNQGPELDHINPAHTVSAALCYATQLINILSHILDVSLPKKLCNSEFCGDNLTRYRFTRAVNKLNTNILHLCFSQHVDSELLHPHHTLRNIMFLVSPANKKLGRTGPFEVSADLEDSMEFVEPEAAGPAEESGDEAVTDEETDLGIDWETVPSPRFCDIPSQPMDLSQSGMQASQPAGNAGGMISSAAASVTSWFRNYTGQR
- the atg14 gene encoding beclin 1-associated autophagy-related key regulator isoform X1; this encodes MACPLSGEPRALGPGEDHPESASETREPVRPKPPPQHLQPACVSAAAAVMVEALDDAEGLFVAVERCPLCNTARRRLTCARCIHNGDFVYFDGRNPERYSEKLQRLQKLKNEKENLQQRVIKAMDKKVQADQLRWKIMSCKMKIQQLKEAICTGSEEVKSGKELLLRSQEEGQRLQRRASRHQEKRDKIKRHNQRLGELLEKRSKELQGRLEVLAEVRREHILEVTTHIFNIQEEKQGSRDPAEAENDLALTSSTVSELAEARRITYSSGRWIWDDQNGETSISITGPHVTLPSNGDCSAYYSWVEEKSGNQGPGTQLMELDHINPAHTVSAALCYATQLINILSHILDVSLPKKLCNSEFCGDNLTRYRFTRAVNKLNTNILHLCFSQHVDSELLHPHHTLRNIMFLVSPANKKLGRTGPFEVSADLEDSMEFVEPEAAGPAEESGDEAVTDEETDLGIDWETVPSPRFCDIPSQPMDLSQSGMQASQPAGNAGGMISSAAASVTSWFRNYTGQR